A genomic region of Herbaspirillum sp. DW155 contains the following coding sequences:
- a CDS encoding ABC transporter ATP-binding protein has protein sequence MNATPIQTSAAPSAATAAVAKALAINNIEVIYDHVILVLKGVSLDVPEGKIVALLGANGAGKSTTLKAISNLLHAERGDVTKGSIEFRGERVDRMTPNDLVRRGVIQVMEGRHCFGHLTVEENLLTGAYTRGISNAEVKHELEKIYEYFPRLKVRRKSQSGYTSGGEQQMTAIGRAMMAKPSMILLDEPSMGLAPQIVEEIFEIVKDLNSKEKVSFLLAEQNTMVALRYADFGYILENGRVVMEGAASELADNEDVKEFYLGVSGGGRKNFRDMKFYRRRKRWLA, from the coding sequence ATGAATGCCACACCGATCCAGACCAGTGCCGCTCCTTCCGCTGCTACCGCAGCGGTAGCCAAGGCGCTGGCCATCAACAACATCGAAGTGATCTATGACCATGTGATCCTGGTCCTGAAGGGCGTCTCGCTGGATGTGCCCGAAGGCAAGATCGTGGCGCTGCTCGGGGCCAATGGCGCCGGCAAGAGCACCACCTTGAAGGCCATCTCCAACCTGCTGCATGCCGAGCGCGGGGACGTCACCAAGGGCAGCATCGAGTTCCGTGGCGAGCGCGTGGACCGCATGACGCCCAATGATCTGGTCAGGCGCGGCGTGATCCAGGTGATGGAAGGGCGTCATTGCTTTGGCCACCTCACGGTGGAAGAAAACCTGCTGACCGGCGCCTACACGCGCGGCATCAGCAATGCCGAAGTGAAGCACGAACTGGAAAAGATTTACGAATATTTCCCGCGCCTGAAGGTGCGCCGCAAATCGCAGTCCGGCTATACCTCGGGCGGCGAGCAGCAGATGACGGCCATCGGCCGCGCGATGATGGCCAAGCCCTCCATGATCCTGCTGGACGAACCCTCGATGGGACTGGCGCCGCAGATCGTCGAAGAGATCTTCGAGATCGTCAAGGATTTGAACAGCAAGGAGAAAGTCTCCTTCCTGCTGGCCGAGCAGAACACCATGGTGGCACTGCGCTATGCCGACTTCGGCTACATCCTCGAAAACGGCCGCGTGGTCATGGAAGGTGCGGCCAGTGAACTGGCCGATAACGAGGATGTGAAGGAGTTCTATCTCGGCGTTTCCGGTGGCGGGCGCAAGAATTTCCGCGACATGAAATTCTATCGGCGCCGCAAGCGCTGGCTGGCGTAA
- a CDS encoding ABC transporter substrate-binding protein: MKTMKHLRQLALATACAASLLSAALPALAQSNDQFIAIPSYRVGPYGTNGQSYYGGYVDYLNYVNIKEGGVNGVKLSWEECETEYNNAKGVECYERMKNKNPVTHGTAINPMATGISYALIDKTAEDKVPLVMIGYGRTDAVDGSVFPYAFPLVTTYQMQVSAIVKYLAGKNNGSLAGKKIVFLYHDSAYGKEPIVALQAESSIGKFKLVEIPVAHPGNEQGAQWLRIRQENPDYVIFWGWGVMNQTALKAAQKVGYARDKIVGSWWAGSEEDTIPAGDAAKGYLSATWNVAGKDVPVIADIDKVVYGAGKGNMQDKNKLGSILYNRGVSAAIATVEAVRTAQDKYGKGKVMSGEQVRWGFENLNITDARLKALGATGLLPEIKTSCENHEGSGKVKIQQWDGSKWVLVSDWIEGNKNLIHPLFKASAAKYAKEKGITPACMK, from the coding sequence ATGAAGACCATGAAGCATCTGAGGCAACTGGCGCTGGCCACGGCCTGTGCGGCCAGCCTCTTGTCGGCGGCCCTGCCCGCGCTGGCGCAGAGCAATGACCAGTTCATCGCCATCCCCAGTTACCGGGTCGGGCCGTATGGCACCAACGGCCAGTCGTATTACGGCGGCTATGTCGACTACCTCAACTACGTCAACATCAAGGAAGGCGGCGTCAATGGCGTCAAGCTGTCCTGGGAAGAGTGCGAGACCGAGTACAACAACGCCAAGGGCGTGGAGTGCTACGAGCGCATGAAGAACAAGAATCCGGTCACGCACGGCACCGCCATCAATCCGATGGCCACCGGCATCTCCTATGCGCTCATCGACAAGACCGCCGAGGACAAGGTGCCGCTGGTGATGATCGGCTACGGCCGTACCGATGCGGTGGATGGCTCGGTGTTCCCGTATGCCTTCCCGCTGGTGACCACTTACCAGATGCAGGTCTCGGCCATCGTGAAATACCTGGCCGGCAAGAACAATGGCTCGCTGGCAGGCAAGAAGATCGTCTTCCTGTATCACGACTCGGCCTATGGCAAGGAGCCCATCGTGGCGCTGCAGGCGGAGTCCTCCATCGGCAAGTTCAAGCTGGTGGAAATCCCGGTGGCGCACCCCGGCAACGAACAGGGCGCGCAGTGGCTGCGCATCCGTCAGGAGAACCCGGACTACGTGATCTTCTGGGGCTGGGGCGTGATGAACCAGACCGCGCTGAAGGCCGCGCAGAAGGTCGGCTATGCGCGTGACAAGATCGTCGGTTCCTGGTGGGCCGGTTCGGAAGAAGACACCATCCCCGCCGGTGATGCCGCCAAGGGGTATCTGTCTGCCACCTGGAACGTGGCCGGCAAGGATGTGCCCGTGATCGCCGACATCGACAAGGTGGTCTATGGCGCGGGCAAGGGCAACATGCAGGACAAGAACAAGCTCGGCTCCATCCTCTACAACCGTGGCGTCTCGGCGGCCATTGCCACCGTGGAAGCGGTGCGCACCGCGCAGGACAAATACGGCAAGGGCAAGGTCATGAGCGGCGAGCAGGTGCGCTGGGGCTTTGAAAATCTCAACATCACCGACGCCCGTTTGAAGGCCCTGGGGGCGACCGGCCTGCTGCCTGAAATCAAGACCTCGTGCGAAAACCACGAAGGCTCGGGCAAGGTCAAGATCCAGCAATGGGATGGCAGCAAGTGGGTGCTGGTGTCGGACTGGATCGAGGGCAACAAGAACCTGATCCACCCGCTGTTCAAGGCGTCGGCTGCGAAATACGCAAAAGAAAAAGGCATCACTCCTGCCTGCATGAAGTAG
- a CDS encoding branched-chain amino acid ABC transporter permease, with protein sequence MLYREAGQFKTSYIADSQIFPIRQDRIIFTLFMVFAFVGVPLLGSEYWFSAILVPFLVFALAALGLNVLTGYAGQLSLGSAAFMAVGAYAAYNFQLRVEGIPIVATLILSGGCAALVGVLFGLPSLRIKGFYLAVATLAAQFFVVWALTKFPWFSNNSSSGVISTPKIDFFGIAIDTPVRKYLFVLAVVSVLALVAKNLVRSSTGRAWMAVRDMDVAAEVIGIPLMRTKLTAFAVSSFYCGVAGALYAFCYLGSVEPDGFSLDLSFRILFMIIIGGVGSILGSFLGSAFILLLPIFLDNALPPLAALLHLPFTNATVSHIQMMVFGALIIFFLIAEPHGLARLWQIAKEKLRLWPFPH encoded by the coding sequence ATGCTGTACCGTGAAGCAGGACAATTCAAGACAAGCTACATCGCCGACAGCCAAATCTTCCCGATCCGCCAGGATCGCATCATCTTTACGCTCTTCATGGTCTTCGCCTTTGTCGGCGTGCCGCTGTTGGGCAGCGAATACTGGTTCTCGGCCATCCTGGTGCCGTTCCTGGTGTTTGCGCTGGCCGCACTGGGCCTGAACGTGCTGACCGGTTACGCCGGCCAGCTCTCGCTGGGCTCGGCCGCCTTCATGGCCGTGGGCGCATATGCCGCCTACAATTTCCAGCTGCGCGTGGAGGGCATCCCCATCGTCGCCACGCTGATTCTCTCCGGTGGCTGCGCGGCCCTGGTGGGTGTGCTGTTCGGGCTGCCCTCGCTGCGCATCAAGGGCTTCTATCTGGCCGTGGCCACGCTGGCGGCGCAGTTCTTCGTGGTCTGGGCGCTGACCAAGTTTCCCTGGTTCTCCAACAATTCTTCCTCGGGCGTGATCAGTACGCCCAAGATCGATTTCTTCGGCATCGCCATCGATACGCCGGTACGCAAGTATCTTTTCGTACTGGCCGTGGTGAGCGTGCTGGCGCTGGTGGCCAAGAACCTGGTGCGTTCCTCCACCGGCCGCGCCTGGATGGCCGTGCGCGACATGGACGTGGCCGCCGAAGTGATCGGCATCCCGCTCATGCGCACCAAGCTGACCGCCTTTGCGGTGAGCTCCTTCTACTGCGGTGTGGCTGGTGCGCTGTATGCCTTCTGCTACCTGGGATCGGTGGAGCCGGATGGCTTCTCGCTGGACCTGTCCTTCCGCATCCTCTTCATGATCATCATTGGCGGTGTGGGCAGCATCCTCGGCTCCTTCCTGGGCTCGGCCTTCATCCTGCTGCTGCCGATCTTCCTCGACAACGCACTGCCGCCGCTGGCTGCACTGCTGCATCTGCCGTTCACCAATGCCACCGTGTCGCACATCCAGATGATGGTGTTTGGTGCGCTGATCATCTTCTTCCTGATCGCCGAGCCGCACGGGCTGGCGCGGCTGTGGCAGATCGCCAAGGAAAAACTGCGCCTGTGGCCGTTCCCGCACTGA
- a CDS encoding branched-chain amino acid ABC transporter permease: MQFFLEVTLSGLLSGLMYSLVALGFVLIYKASGVFNFAQGAMVYFAALAVVGLMEKGMPMWAAIIGAFVVMILVGLATERFVLRKLVNQPPITLFMATIGLTFFLEGLGPMLFGNEVRPIDLGIVDEPIQSVMDSIGIGISKFDLFASGMVVALVAALALFFQKTKVGRALRAVADDHQAALSLGIPLQHIWAVVWGVAGFVALIAGLLWGSRNGVQFALTMTALKALPVLILGGFTSIPGAIVGGLIIGASEKLAEIYIPPVMQDAFGGNFGGIEGWFPYVFALLFLLVRPEGLFGERHIDRV; the protein is encoded by the coding sequence ATGCAATTCTTCCTCGAAGTCACCCTGAGCGGATTGCTCTCGGGGCTGATGTATTCTCTGGTGGCGCTGGGTTTCGTGCTCATCTACAAGGCCTCGGGCGTATTCAATTTCGCGCAGGGCGCAATGGTGTATTTCGCTGCGCTGGCGGTGGTGGGCCTGATGGAAAAGGGCATGCCGATGTGGGCCGCCATCATCGGCGCTTTCGTGGTGATGATCCTGGTGGGGCTTGCCACCGAACGCTTCGTCTTGCGCAAGCTGGTCAACCAGCCGCCCATCACGCTCTTCATGGCCACCATCGGCCTGACCTTCTTCCTCGAAGGACTGGGCCCCATGCTCTTCGGCAACGAGGTGCGGCCCATCGACCTGGGCATCGTCGATGAACCGATCCAGTCGGTGATGGACAGCATCGGCATCGGCATTTCCAAGTTCGACCTCTTCGCCTCCGGCATGGTGGTGGCGCTGGTGGCGGCACTGGCACTGTTCTTCCAGAAGACCAAGGTCGGCCGCGCCTTGCGTGCGGTGGCCGACGATCATCAGGCGGCGCTGTCGCTGGGCATCCCGCTGCAGCACATCTGGGCCGTGGTGTGGGGCGTGGCCGGGTTCGTGGCGCTGATTGCGGGCCTCTTGTGGGGCTCGCGCAATGGCGTGCAGTTCGCGCTGACCATGACGGCGCTGAAGGCCTTGCCGGTGCTGATCCTCGGGGGCTTCACCTCGATTCCCGGAGCGATCGTGGGCGGGCTCATCATCGGCGCATCTGAAAAACTGGCCGAGATCTACATTCCGCCGGTGATGCAGGATGCCTTCGGGGGCAACTTCGGCGGTATCGAAGGCTGGTTCCCCTACGTGTTCGCGCTGCTGTTCCTGCTGGTGCGACCGGAAGGCTTGTTTGGCGAGCGACATATCGACCGCGTATGA
- a CDS encoding ABC transporter ATP-binding protein → MNPTMKRHLSSEILSAGLPPVTSPDDEAPAVAANGRRIGEVILDLQNISLSFGGVKALTDISFDVREHEIRAIIGPNGAGKSSMINVINGVYHPQKGHILYRGQPRLGMHPSSIARQGIARTFQNIALFKGMTVLDNIMTGRNTKMHSGLFSNALWWGPARNEEIEHRRKVEEVIDFLEIQHIRKTPVGRLPYGLQKRVELARALAAEPHMLLLDEPMAGMNVEEKQDMCRFILDVNDQFGTTIVLIEHDMGVVMDISDRVVVLDYGKKIGDGTPDEVMSNPEVIKAYLGTSH, encoded by the coding sequence ATGAACCCGACCATGAAACGACACCTGAGTTCCGAAATCCTGTCTGCGGGTCTGCCGCCCGTGACCAGTCCCGATGACGAAGCCCCGGCCGTTGCCGCCAATGGCCGCCGCATCGGCGAGGTGATTCTCGACCTGCAGAACATCTCGCTGTCTTTCGGCGGGGTGAAGGCGCTCACCGATATTTCCTTCGACGTGCGCGAGCACGAGATCCGCGCCATCATCGGCCCCAACGGTGCCGGCAAAAGCTCGATGATCAACGTCATCAACGGCGTCTACCATCCGCAGAAGGGCCACATTCTCTATCGCGGCCAGCCGCGCCTGGGCATGCACCCCAGCAGCATCGCGCGCCAGGGCATTGCGCGCACCTTCCAGAACATCGCGCTCTTCAAGGGCATGACCGTGCTGGACAACATCATGACCGGCCGCAATACCAAGATGCACTCGGGCCTGTTCTCCAACGCGCTGTGGTGGGGACCGGCCCGCAACGAAGAGATCGAGCATCGCCGCAAGGTGGAAGAGGTGATCGATTTCCTGGAAATCCAGCACATCCGCAAAACCCCCGTGGGACGCCTGCCGTATGGCCTGCAAAAGCGCGTGGAACTGGCGCGCGCACTGGCGGCCGAGCCGCACATGCTGCTGCTGGATGAACCCATGGCCGGCATGAACGTGGAAGAAAAACAGGACATGTGCCGCTTCATCCTCGACGTGAACGACCAGTTCGGCACCACCATCGTGCTGATCGAACACGACATGGGCGTGGTCATGGATATCTCGGATCGCGTGGTGGTGCTGGACTACGGCAAGAAGATCGGCGACGGCACGCCGGACGAGGTGATGAGTAATCCGGAAGTCATCAAGGCCTATCTCGGGACTTCCCACTGA
- a CDS encoding AMP-binding protein has product MVETKQDQEAATFPRLLLAHARQRPERAAFREKDLGIWQTTPWRQVAEEVRSFACGLAALGFRRGMSLAIIGNNCPRLYWAMSAAQALGGMPVPLYQDAPAADMAYVLADANVDFVMAEDQEQVDKVFEIKENLPRIAHVIYDDERGMRNYHQPELLSFARVQELGRAYERAHPGFFEQEVAAGSPDDVAIILYTSGTTGKPKGVCHSHRAMITTATTLVEFDHLDENDDILCYLPLAWVGDFLYSFAQQHVAGFCLNCPESPNTVMTDLREIGPTYYFAPPRVYENILTQVMIRIEDAGWFKRKMFHGFMKVARRVGMRILDGKPGVSLADRVQYAIGDLLVYGPLKNVLGMSRLRVAYTGGEAIGPDLFDFYRSLGINLKQLYGMTETCVTVCMQPSGDVKLDSVGRPMKGVEVRIDANGEVLVRSPGLMKEYFKRPDATAEAIDQDGYFHTGDAGFFDSDGHLKIIDRAKDVGKMACGSMFAPKYIENKLKFFPFIKEAVTFGNGREQCMAFINIDMDAVGNWAERRNLAYSGYTDLAANPAVYDLVRECVEKVNADLVADPLLADSQIHRFLILHKELDPDDEELTRTRKVRRGFIADKYAVLIEALYAGRASQYIETQVKFEDGRQGMISADLRIADAKTFKTLQSAA; this is encoded by the coding sequence ATGGTGGAGACGAAACAAGACCAAGAGGCCGCGACCTTTCCGCGGCTGTTGCTGGCGCATGCCCGCCAGCGTCCCGAACGGGCGGCCTTCCGCGAGAAGGACCTGGGCATCTGGCAGACCACGCCCTGGCGCCAGGTGGCCGAGGAAGTGCGCAGCTTTGCCTGTGGCCTGGCGGCATTGGGATTCCGGCGCGGTATGAGCCTGGCCATTATCGGCAACAACTGCCCGCGCCTGTACTGGGCCATGAGCGCCGCCCAGGCGCTGGGCGGCATGCCGGTGCCGCTGTACCAGGATGCCCCGGCCGCCGACATGGCCTACGTGCTGGCCGATGCCAACGTCGATTTCGTCATGGCCGAAGACCAGGAACAGGTCGACAAGGTATTCGAGATCAAGGAAAACCTGCCCCGCATCGCCCACGTCATCTATGACGATGAACGCGGCATGCGCAACTACCACCAGCCCGAACTGCTGTCCTTTGCCCGCGTGCAGGAACTGGGCCGCGCCTATGAGCGCGCGCATCCGGGATTCTTCGAGCAGGAAGTGGCGGCAGGTTCGCCCGATGACGTGGCCATCATCCTCTACACCTCCGGCACCACCGGCAAGCCCAAGGGCGTGTGCCACTCGCATCGCGCGATGATCACCACTGCCACCACGCTGGTGGAGTTCGATCATCTGGATGAGAACGACGACATCCTCTGCTACCTGCCGCTGGCCTGGGTAGGCGATTTCCTGTATTCCTTCGCGCAGCAGCACGTGGCCGGCTTCTGCCTCAATTGCCCGGAGTCGCCCAATACGGTGATGACGGACCTGCGCGAGATCGGCCCGACCTATTACTTCGCACCGCCGCGCGTCTACGAAAACATCCTCACGCAAGTGATGATCCGCATCGAGGATGCCGGCTGGTTCAAGCGCAAGATGTTCCATGGTTTCATGAAGGTGGCGCGCCGGGTCGGCATGCGCATCCTCGATGGCAAGCCCGGCGTGTCGCTGGCAGACCGCGTGCAATACGCCATCGGCGACCTGCTGGTCTACGGGCCGCTGAAGAACGTGCTGGGCATGTCGCGCCTGCGCGTGGCCTACACCGGCGGCGAAGCCATCGGGCCGGACCTGTTCGATTTCTATCGTTCGCTGGGCATCAACCTGAAGCAGCTCTACGGCATGACCGAGACCTGCGTGACGGTCTGCATGCAACCCTCGGGCGACGTCAAGCTCGATAGCGTGGGCCGCCCCATGAAGGGCGTGGAGGTGCGCATCGATGCCAATGGTGAAGTGCTGGTGCGCTCTCCGGGCCTGATGAAGGAATATTTCAAGCGGCCCGATGCCACCGCCGAAGCCATCGACCAGGACGGCTATTTCCATACCGGAGATGCAGGTTTCTTCGACAGCGACGGCCATCTCAAAATCATCGACCGCGCCAAGGATGTCGGCAAGATGGCCTGCGGTAGCATGTTCGCGCCCAAGTACATCGAGAACAAGCTGAAGTTCTTCCCCTTCATCAAGGAAGCGGTGACCTTCGGCAATGGCCGCGAACAATGCATGGCCTTCATCAACATCGACATGGATGCCGTGGGCAACTGGGCTGAGCGCCGCAACCTGGCCTACAGCGGCTACACCGACCTGGCGGCCAATCCGGCGGTCTACGACTTGGTGCGCGAATGCGTGGAAAAGGTCAACGCCGATCTGGTGGCGGACCCCTTGCTGGCCGATTCGCAGATCCATCGCTTCCTGATCCTGCACAAGGAACTCGATCCCGATGACGAGGAGCTGACCCGCACCCGCAAGGTCCGACGCGGCTTCATCGCCGACAAGTATGCGGTGCTCATCGAGGCGCTCTATGCGGGCCGTGCGTCGCAGTACATCGAGACCCAGGTCAAGTTCGAAGATGGCCGCCAGGGCATGATCTCGGCCGACCTCAGGATCGCCGACGCCAAGACCTTCAAGACGCTGCAAAGCGCCGCCTGA
- a CDS encoding Crp/Fnr family transcriptional regulator has product MLSKSIWAQALTEEQLARVEAEVVSRKIAAGGYVCRKGDPVSHWIGVHEGLLKMSSVSPEGKTVSFAGMANGGWLGEGSLLKDEPRKYDVVALRESELLYMPKATYIWLLDNSIPFNRFLVTQLNERLALFISLVEYDRMLEPDARVARCLAALFNPYLNPGIGLNLQISQEEVGNLSGTSRQRANQALQVLEKAGLLKVDYGSITINDLEGLRQFPG; this is encoded by the coding sequence ATGCTGTCCAAGAGCATCTGGGCGCAGGCGCTGACCGAAGAACAGCTGGCCCGGGTCGAGGCGGAGGTAGTCAGCCGCAAGATTGCGGCGGGCGGCTACGTCTGCCGCAAGGGCGATCCGGTCTCGCACTGGATCGGCGTGCACGAGGGCTTGCTGAAGATGAGCAGCGTCTCGCCCGAAGGCAAGACCGTCTCCTTTGCCGGTATGGCCAACGGCGGCTGGCTGGGCGAAGGCTCGCTGCTCAAGGACGAACCGCGCAAGTACGATGTGGTAGCCCTGCGCGAAAGTGAATTGTTGTACATGCCCAAGGCGACCTACATCTGGCTGCTGGACAACAGCATCCCCTTCAACCGCTTCCTGGTGACGCAACTCAACGAGCGTCTGGCGCTGTTCATTTCACTGGTGGAATACGACCGCATGCTGGAGCCGGATGCCCGCGTGGCACGCTGCCTGGCGGCGCTCTTCAATCCCTATCTGAATCCCGGCATCGGCCTGAACCTGCAGATCTCGCAGGAAGAAGTCGGCAACCTCTCCGGCACCTCGCGCCAGCGCGCCAACCAGGCCTTGCAGGTGCTGGAAAAGGCCGGCCTGCTGAAGGTGGACTATGGCAGCATCACGATCAATGATCTGGAAGGTTTGCGGCAGTTTCCGGGGTGA
- a CDS encoding response regulator has protein sequence MDIEQYDIILVDDSPEVAELTRLALGSRKLADKLTWFADAELAEQFFFQGEYANRRDLHPYLILLDLNLPLMSGHDFLKIIKSNAATSHIPVVMFSSSDDQRDINQSYELGANGYVVKSTDPKEFMGTVADTGIYWRNRNRPARGDDVPAAGSPSAAP, from the coding sequence ATGGATATCGAGCAATATGACATCATCCTCGTCGACGACAGCCCCGAAGTGGCTGAGTTGACACGCCTGGCGCTGGGCAGCCGCAAGCTGGCTGACAAGCTGACCTGGTTTGCCGATGCGGAGCTGGCCGAGCAGTTCTTTTTCCAGGGCGAGTACGCCAACCGCCGCGATTTGCATCCCTACCTGATCCTGCTGGACCTGAACCTGCCGCTGATGAGCGGACACGATTTCCTGAAGATCATCAAGTCCAATGCCGCCACCTCGCATATTCCGGTGGTGATGTTTTCTTCTTCCGACGACCAACGCGACATCAACCAGAGCTATGAACTGGGCGCCAATGGTTACGTTGTCAAGTCCACCGATCCCAAGGAATTCATGGGCACCGTCGCCGACACCGGCATCTACTGGCGCAACCGCAATCGTCCGGCACGCGGTGACGATGTGCCTGCGGCGGGCAGTCCGTCGGCTGCGCCCTGA
- a CDS encoding response regulator transcription factor: MLTRIMLADDHALVRSGIKALLTAMPGVEVVGEASDGAEVIEMIPKLQPDLVLLDIAMKGMNGLEALRRLRGEYPTIRFLMLSMYGSEEYVMQALNAGANGYLFKDSAATELEKALYEVKHGRQYLDSHISREALDNYMKRVAQNGTPVEVLTPRQREILQLIAEGNNTKEIAYQLNVSAKTIETHRAQLMERLDIRDVPGLVRYAIRTGIATPDK, from the coding sequence ATGCTGACCCGAATCATGCTGGCCGACGACCACGCGCTGGTGCGCAGCGGCATCAAGGCATTGCTGACCGCCATGCCGGGCGTGGAGGTGGTGGGCGAGGCGTCCGACGGCGCCGAGGTCATCGAGATGATCCCCAAGCTGCAACCCGATCTGGTCCTGCTGGACATCGCCATGAAGGGCATGAATGGCCTGGAGGCGTTGCGCCGCCTGCGCGGTGAGTATCCGACCATCCGCTTCCTGATGCTGTCCATGTATGGCAGCGAGGAATATGTGATGCAGGCCTTGAATGCAGGCGCCAATGGCTATCTTTTCAAGGATTCGGCCGCCACCGAGCTGGAAAAAGCCCTGTATGAAGTAAAACACGGGCGCCAGTACCTGGATTCGCACATTTCGCGCGAGGCGCTCGACAACTATATGAAGCGTGTTGCACAAAACGGGACCCCGGTCGAAGTGCTGACGCCGCGCCAGCGCGAAATCCTCCAGTTGATCGCCGAAGGCAACAATACCAAGGAGATCGCTTATCAGCTGAACGTCAGCGCCAAGACCATCGAAACCCATCGGGCGCAGTTGATGGAGCGGCTCGACATCCGCGACGTGCCCGGTCTGGTGCGCTATGCGATCCGGACCGGGATTGCCACTCCCGACAAGTGA
- a CDS encoding ATP-binding protein yields MSIPLRVLFVEDMEEDAVLMVRELKRGGFEPTWERVDDEQALLAALQAQRWDIVISDYSMPMFSGVEALKLVKADNDQTPFIIVSGVIGEQTAVEVMKAGAQDYFLKSAIARLPHAVDRELRDAQARRKQRASAQALREMQARFNAFMNAAPMPTWIKDAQLRYSYVNPAQSAFYGMTPHDMDGMTDAELMTMGAAEASREYDRKVLEEKCELHTQETVFDHNHNARILDVVRFPISGEGKGDMVAGLAIDVTEREQSRRELELAIQRQQILSSRVIEVQERERQHLARGLHDDVGQSLTALKINLETIKKTGTLEGPSLQNGIDIVTAVLAQVRSLSLDLRPPQLDNLGLIAALRSYVEQKSKLANVNGWFESSGHDGQLHHDIENTAFRIVQEAVTNILRHARCQNIWVKIDRQQDQVYLSIRDDGKGFDIERARSNAISGTSFGLLNMEERAVLVGGSMEITSAPGAGTEIVMHLPVAPIVRRM; encoded by the coding sequence ATGAGCATTCCCCTGCGCGTACTGTTCGTCGAAGACATGGAAGAAGACGCCGTGCTGATGGTGCGCGAGTTGAAGCGCGGCGGCTTCGAACCGACCTGGGAGCGTGTCGACGATGAACAGGCATTGCTGGCGGCCCTGCAGGCGCAACGCTGGGACATCGTGATCTCGGATTACTCCATGCCCATGTTCTCGGGCGTGGAAGCCCTGAAACTGGTCAAGGCCGACAATGACCAGACGCCCTTCATCATCGTCTCCGGCGTCATCGGAGAGCAGACGGCGGTGGAGGTGATGAAGGCCGGTGCCCAGGATTACTTCCTCAAGAGCGCCATCGCGCGCCTGCCGCATGCCGTCGACCGCGAGCTGCGCGATGCCCAGGCGCGGCGCAAGCAGCGCGCCAGCGCCCAGGCCCTGCGCGAGATGCAGGCACGCTTCAATGCCTTCATGAATGCCGCGCCCATGCCGACCTGGATCAAGGATGCGCAGCTGCGCTACAGCTACGTCAATCCGGCGCAATCGGCCTTCTACGGCATGACGCCGCACGACATGGACGGCATGACCGACGCCGAGCTGATGACCATGGGCGCGGCCGAAGCCTCGCGCGAATACGACCGCAAGGTGCTGGAAGAAAAGTGCGAGCTGCACACCCAGGAAACCGTCTTCGACCACAACCACAATGCACGCATCCTCGACGTGGTGCGTTTTCCGATCAGCGGGGAAGGCAAGGGCGACATGGTGGCGGGTCTTGCCATTGATGTGACCGAACGCGAACAGTCGCGGCGCGAGCTGGAGCTGGCCATCCAGCGTCAGCAGATCCTGTCCTCGCGCGTGATCGAGGTGCAGGAGCGCGAACGCCAGCACCTGGCACGCGGCTTGCACGATGATGTGGGCCAGTCGCTGACGGCGCTGAAGATCAATCTGGAAACCATCAAGAAGACCGGCACCCTGGAAGGCCCGTCACTGCAGAACGGCATCGATATCGTCACCGCCGTGCTGGCCCAGGTGCGCAGCCTGTCGCTGGACCTGCGCCCGCCTCAGCTGGACAACCTGGGCCTGATCGCCGCGCTGCGTTCCTACGTGGAACAGAAGTCCAAGCTGGCCAATGTGAACGGCTGGTTCGAGAGCAGCGGCCACGACGGGCAGCTGCATCACGACATTGAAAACACGGCCTTCCGCATCGTGCAGGAAGCCGTCACCAACATCCTGCGCCATGCCCGGTGCCAGAACATCTGGGTCAAGATCGACCGCCAGCAGGACCAGGTGTACCTGAGCATCCGCGATGACGGCAAAGGTTTCGACATCGAGCGTGCGCGCAGCAATGCCATTTCCGGCACCAGTTTCGGTCTGCTCAACATGGAGGAACGGGCGGTACTGGTGGGCGGTTCCATGGAGATCACTTCGGCGCCCGGCGCAGGGACGGAAATCGTCATGCACCTGCCGGTCGCCCCTATCGTGAGGAGAATGTAA